The following are from one region of the Paenalkalicoccus suaedae genome:
- a CDS encoding PstS family phosphate ABC transporter substrate-binding protein — MMKALSIILIPIIAIFFFIFGTGGAMLVATNGHGTFGIPLIIIFCLGTLILYTIAVLDLLSSKKLRIVSVGFFGSIALALISYVAFDSYQESITIADGRGVDLKEYEPFSSDMVAELDGPATLSLTENLPRLDGATALYPIYSAFVQATYPEDDYDVNSPGNSPVVSTQTDAAYERLIAKNADIIFVAGPSATQETMAEQAGVEMRFTPIGKEAFVFFTHEQNPVESLTIDQIQQIYAGTITNWSEVGGANNQIRAFQRPEESGSQTALQNLMGDIPIMDAPTEDRPAGMGGIIQETADYRNSQSSIGFSFRYFSTEMVDDYDIKHLQVNGIDPNVDTIRDDSYPIASEFYAVTLAGEETPEVDALIEWILSPEGQTLVERSGYVPVGATE; from the coding sequence ATGATGAAAGCTTTATCAATTATTCTTATTCCGATCATTGCTATTTTCTTTTTTATCTTTGGGACAGGCGGTGCAATGCTTGTAGCCACAAATGGACACGGCACGTTTGGTATCCCACTAATCATTATTTTTTGCTTGGGAACGCTTATTCTTTACACTATTGCTGTTTTGGATCTCTTATCTTCTAAAAAGCTCCGAATTGTATCTGTTGGATTCTTTGGTTCAATCGCACTTGCCCTTATTTCTTACGTAGCATTTGATTCTTATCAAGAAAGCATTACCATCGCCGATGGGCGTGGAGTTGATTTAAAAGAGTATGAACCATTCTCGTCAGATATGGTAGCAGAGCTAGATGGGCCTGCGACTTTGTCACTCACGGAGAATCTTCCTCGCTTAGATGGAGCAACAGCTTTGTACCCTATTTATTCCGCATTTGTCCAAGCAACTTATCCAGAGGATGACTACGACGTCAACTCTCCAGGAAACAGTCCCGTTGTTTCCACACAAACAGATGCAGCTTACGAGCGATTGATCGCTAAAAATGCGGACATTATCTTTGTCGCAGGTCCTTCTGCCACGCAAGAAACTATGGCTGAACAGGCTGGTGTCGAGATGCGCTTCACACCGATTGGGAAAGAAGCATTTGTCTTTTTTACTCACGAGCAAAACCCTGTCGAGTCTCTAACAATAGACCAGATCCAGCAAATCTACGCTGGTACTATCACTAACTGGTCCGAGGTTGGCGGAGCAAACAACCAAATCCGCGCCTTCCAACGACCGGAAGAAAGTGGTAGCCAAACTGCTTTGCAAAACCTTATGGGTGACATTCCTATTATGGATGCACCAACAGAGGACCGTCCTGCAGGGATGGGCGGGATCATTCAAGAGACAGCTGATTATCGTAACTCGCAGTCGTCCATTGGGTTTTCCTTCCGCTACTTTTCTACTGAAATGGTAGATGACTATGATATTAAGCATTTACAAGTAAATGGCATAGATCCAAACGTTGACACAATTCGTGATGACAGTTATCCAATTGCAAGTGAATTTTACGCGGTGACGCTCGCTGGCGAAGAAACGCCAGAAGTAGATGCTCTCATTGAATGGATTCTATCGCCAGAAGGACAGACACTCGTCGAACGAAGTGGCTACGTGCCAGTAGGAGCAACGGAATGA